A region of the Dehalogenimonas sp. THU2 genome:
TACATCGTCTGGAAATCCGACCCCGAACGGGGTAACGGTCTCAAGAAATCCTGATGAACGGTATACGGGAGGCATTATGAAAAAACTGGGGCTCGGCCTGTTCCTGGTGGCTGTGATCGCCATGATAGGCAGCATGGTTTGGGTCATGATAGATGAGGCGGACCAGACCCCCTGGGTAGTCATCCTCATCACCGCTGCCTTTTTACTCGGCACCGTATTTCTACTGGCTCAGGCTATTATCGACAGGCAGAAACAGAAAAAACAGGAAGATTTTAAGGAGGTAGACAATTGATCATCGTCACATCACCCACCATCCCCGGCAAGAACATCGTCAAAACCATCGGACTGGTCAGGGGTTCGACCATCCGGGCCAAGCACATCGGTAAGGACATCATGGCCGGTTTCCGCGGCCTGGTCGGCGGTGAGATCAATGAGTACACCCAGATGATGGCAGAGTCCAGGGAAGAGGCGCTGAAACGCATGATCGCCGACGCCGAGAAACAAGGCGCCAACGCCGTCATTTCACT
Encoded here:
- a CDS encoding YbjQ family protein — encoded protein: MIIVTSPTIPGKNIVKTIGLVRGSTIRAKHIGKDIMAGFRGLVGGEINEYTQMMAESREEALKRMIADAEKQGANAVISLSFGTAMVMQSAAETIAYGTGVVIE